One Benincasa hispida cultivar B227 chromosome 5, ASM972705v1, whole genome shotgun sequence genomic window carries:
- the LOC120077208 gene encoding shematrin-like protein 2 — protein sequence MASYKLSSLVFLLLFGIEISIATRALTTYSQGEYGNPSTYSNGGYNYVGENGVGRYAGGYTPKGYGYGKYKNDYYSGREKYGQGTTSFGYGVSGYDTGKSKGNDDDYSEQYGQGYGDGGGKRGGSFNEYNSYASGCKDGGVNNYPSYGYDEKGGEMSKEYNDNRYGGKSGEMYEYPNYGAGNKGDKSYKEYGGRQGSSAYDGDSGTKP from the coding sequence ATGGCTTCTTATAAACTTTCTTCTCTTGTTTTCTTACTTTTATTTGGTATTGAGATTTCTATTGCAACGAGAGCACTCACAACCTATAGTCAAGGAGAATATGGTAATCCAAGTACCTACAGTAATGGTGGGTATAATTATGTAGGAGAAAATGGTGTTGGGCGATATGCTGGTGGATATACTCCTAAGGGTTATGGATATGGAAAATATAAGAATGATTATTATTCAGGTCGAGAAAAGTACGGTCAGGGCACTACTAGTTTTGGTTATGGTGTTTCTGGATACGACACTGGAAAAAGTAAAGGGAATGATGATGATTACAGTGAACAATATGGACAAGGCTATGGCGATGGTGGAGGAAAACGTGGAGGATCATTCAATGAGTATAATAGTTATGCAAGTGGTTGTAAAGATGGAGGAGTAAATAACTATCCTAGCTATGGATATGATGAGAAGGGTGGAGAGATGTCCAAAGAATACAATGATAATAGATATGGTGGCAAAAGTGGAGAAATGTATGAATATCCGAATTATGGAGCTGGTAACAAAGGTGACAAATCATACAAAGAATATGGTGGTCGTCAAGGAAGCAGTGCATATGATGGAGATAGTGGCACCAAACCTTGA